One genomic region from Ovis canadensis isolate MfBH-ARS-UI-01 breed Bighorn chromosome 6, ARS-UI_OviCan_v2, whole genome shotgun sequence encodes:
- the LOC138442744 gene encoding fibroblast growth factor-binding protein 1, giving the protein MRTHGLTLLSLLLLAVLMLLAEAKREGRKRHGSKASTEESHALGKPGKEPRSQPTKHPIKGKFITPDHADCRWAVTKQEEGIVLKVECTQQDNTFSCFFTGNPTSCLELHKSSVYWKQIGRNLRSQKVICGDAKSVLKTRVCRKKFPESNLKLVNSTLIRIKKPSQELMEPSPMDTVEVTTSSNPEKTQTMTTKGPQCEDEDLENQRKAAQEYCGEVWGSLCRFFLSMVQGSSC; this is encoded by the coding sequence ATGAGGACCCACGGCCTCACCctgctctccctcctccttctggcTGTTCTGATGCTCTTGGCGGAGGccaaaagggaaggaaggaagagacacGGCAGCAAAGCCAGCACAGAGGAATCGCATGCTCTGGGCAAGCCCGGGAAGGAGCCGAGGAGCCAGCCAACCAAGCACCCGATCAAAGGCAAGTTCATCACCCCGGACCACGCTGACTGCAGATGGGCGGTGACCAAGCAGGAGGAGGGCATTGTGCTGAAGGTCGAGTGTACCCAACAGGACAACacgttttcctgtttcttcactGGCAATCCAACCTCATGCCTAGAGTTGCACAAAAGCAGCGTCTATTGGAAACAAATTGGCCGGAATCTGCGTTCTCAGAAGGTCATCTGTGGTGATGCCAAGAGTGTCCTGAAGACCAGGGTGTGCAGAAAGAAGTTTCCAGAATCGAATCTCAAGCTGGTGAACTCTACTCTGATTAGGATCAAGAAACCCAGCCAGGAGTTAATGGAGCCCTCTCCCATGGACACGGTTGAAGTGACTACCTCCTCCAACCCAGAAAAGACCCAGACCATGACCACCAAAGGTCCTCAGTGTGAGGATGAAGACTTGGAAAACCAAAGGAAGGCAGCCCAGGAGTACTGCGGGGAGGTCTGGGGCTCTTTGTGCAGATTCTTCCTCTCCATGGTACAGGGCAGTTCATGCTAA